A stretch of Apis cerana isolate GH-2021 linkage group LG1, AcerK_1.0, whole genome shotgun sequence DNA encodes these proteins:
- the LOC107994901 gene encoding probable serine/threonine-protein kinase DDB_G0282963 isoform X2, producing MSTADITLSVSVKMAPGPEHRQEPIAPDKSAENNNSEISNERDNIENSVIVVETLSNQSSNTECASTNTDINSDSTTQSVPTCITSDNKQEEPATLSTLNEGELRALLDEAITYKCPKDREGKSSLFKELLQEAEADETEEGCRIITNSRCLPGSNRRRHKRDSVSERLTHGGSLQNLAQPVTSEFDSSFAYLTSGSSYTYGGNRRKNKKYTGSSVSARQREGGSLPSNVNASHSLASLANLDLLFDKKGFCEERSTYDWTNKEKSKSLDKPSYNSTKKEEKEKDKKDTKKDLCETEVEIREKRGSKGKYGTNEMLESDNPPPEYKSDYMVIDLGDAEVGTISDRNVGSTLSGVQRPHALDTEDDEGIEMKIIEPRRPQYIPRTTFDIAQTPVDTTIDFSLREHSGKQDKSKISVNGTEVTGSLSFQTFNSVKCGIGGNSSNTSQGKVIPSLCSMMSASLQTQNITMEGSRYTAHTTGSGEKKSLDENGNPVQYNGERKKPRRKHTQEPNVIVYSAENVEGHRNIDDIEILINFIENKESKSKKGKPGNPVRVKTSSGAKPRSREKDTKREQLPAKLQKSNSLEEISKTKLEDLTTEKSVSSSGASSISSQHGTINVALRRAKQRSTGDPAIDSRGDRRSWGTEEGQSIYCNDTGDDYASRRNSNKKINPEPEHETEFLVVTKKKKSKKQRRSSSGSRAQNLTTSGSYLQNSRGFSNEYRTPLSPELRRKSASSMPPSDKSDSSDSDSVHSLPVTSNTSKHNLSKIATSSGGTPQASYADIARMATINMTHNSVLNMSTIVPNMLNPSSWPSVPPKTPSEPDKIPQDYYPSLDELQHSDRKTRQHNFTHSNHILNLSFEKPLSPTLTKMKNSTERKKAEAQEEAINKNIQVIKYVQDIEKMRENLTQQEQKTVNFNNHNTTSNEVSITNTVSSKLGSAIINCNPDSDNNNSNCNNNNKETVVNIRCNNPRARRGGFTQNNQNVQNQVPYEDQHFKKVGYTLYDENTKKQNIENSNTHCENKNNLNAGSNDEVESQKTNVINNPKSVQEMQNIESDAKLTKNEKSTKTTKEPNINIKHETIKSGNAHSVNSKQEQQEDSKLKKTKQNSTSDKDQTQKTESQISNKQKVSRPAVILLDETSSDVTKNSELPTELRFGFEINEQLLLSEDSTTEETSSATSVFPSVVPPLINKPPSNFDRYPPIFDKHMRCDKFTPNFIQSPNTHVSQQPLHPVMVQRLPCMGYPPRFPPPTCLPPPPTPPPGIMEKYHHQPKEDFSMLYVAPEEDVNIQTYNHDKIVSFVGLAWDAVMREMPVTAGGRIQFYSGQ from the exons GATTCGACAACCCAAAGTGTACCAACTTGCATTACATCTGACAATAAACAG gaaGAACCAGCTACTTTATCTACATTAAATGAAGGTGAACTACGTGCACTATTGGATGAAGCTATAACTTATAAGTGTCCAAAGGATCGTGAAGGAAAATCAAGTCTTTTTAAA GAGTTACTTCAAGAAGCAGAAGCTGATGAAACTGAGGAAGGTTGTAGAATAATAACTAATTCACGTTGTTTACCTGGATCAAATCGTAGAAGGCATAAAAGAGATTCTGTATCTGAGAGATTAACTCATGGAGGCTCATTACAAAATTTAGCACAACCTGTTACTTCAGAATTTGATAGTAGTTTTGCTTATTTAACATCTGGATCTAGCTATACTTACGGAGgaaacagaagaaaaaataaaaaatatacaggaTCTAGTGTATCTGCAAGGCAAAGAGAAGGTGGTTCATTACCCTCAAATGTTAATGCATCACACAGTCTTGCTTCATTGgctaatttagatttattatttgataaaaaa GGATTCTGTGAAGAAAGATCAACATATGATTGgactaataaagaaaaatctaaatcatTAGATAAACCATCATATAATagtacaaaaaaagaagaaaaagaaaaagataaaaaagatacaaaaaaagatttatgtgAGACTGAAGTTGAAATACGTGAGAAACGAGGTAGCAAAGGAAAATACGGGACAAATGAAATGCTTGAATCCGATAATCCACCACCAGAATATAAATCAGATTACATGGTGATTGATTTAGGTGATGCTGag GTGGGTACTATCAGTGACAGAAATGTGGGATCCACTTTAAGTGGGGTTCAGAGACCTCACGCATTAGACACAGAAGATGATGAaggaattgaaatgaaaattattgaaccTCGTAGACCTCAATATATACCACGCACTACCTTTGACATAGCTCAAACTCCTGTGGATACTACTATAGATTTTTCTCTCCGTGAACATAGCGGAAAGcaagataaatcaaaaatatctgtTAATGGTACAGAAGTAACAGGATCCCTCtcttttcaaacttttaataGTGTGAAATGTGGTATTGGTGGAAACAGTTCTAATACTAGTCAGGGTAAAGTAATTCCAAGTTTATGCTCCATGATGTCTGCATCCTTACAAACACAGAATATCACAATGG AAGGCTCGAGGTATACAGCGCATACTACTGGatctggagaaaaaaaatcgttggaTGAAAATGGAAATCCAGTACAATATAATGGAGAACGAAAAAAACCTAGAAGAAAGCATACTCAAGAACCTAATGTTATTGTATATAGTGCTGAAAATGTTGAAGGACATCGCAACATtgatgatattgaaattttaattaattttattgaaaataaagaatcaaaaaGCAAAAAAGGAAAGCCAGGTAATCCAGTGAGAGTAAAAACTAGTTCAGGTGCAAAACCAAGAAGCAGAGAAAAAGATACTAAAAGGGAACAGTTACCAGCAAAATTACAGAAGTCTAATTCACTTGAAGAAATATCTAAGACTAAACTTGAAGACCTTACAACAGAGAAAAGCGTCAGTTCGAGTGGTGCCAGTAGTATATCAAGTCAACATG GTACAATCAATGTTGCCTTACGTCGTGCGAAACAAAGAAGCACGGGAGACCCAGCTATCGATAGTCGCGGTGATAGACGATCTTGGGGAACAGAAGAAGGTCAGTCTATATATTGTAATGATACCGGAGATGATTATGCTAGTCGTcgaaattccaataaaaaaatcaatccagAACCTGAACATGAAACAGAATTCCTGGTAgttacgaaaaagaaaaaaagtaaaaaacagAGAAGAAGTTCCAGTGGAAGTAGAGCACAAAATTTAACAACATCTGGATCTTATCTTCAAAATTCAAGAGGATTCTCTAATGAATATAGAACACCACTTTCTCCTGAACTTAGAAGAAAATCTGCAAGTAGTATGCCACCAag tGATAAATCGGACAGTAGTGATTCTGATTCTGTCCATTCATTACCAGTCACATCAAACACGTCCaaacataatttatcaaaaatagctACCTCATCGGGTGGAACGCCGCAAGCTAGTTATGCGGATATAGCTCGTATGGCAACTATTAATATGACTCACAATTCAGTGTTAAATATGTCTACAATAGTTCCAAATATGTTAAATCCATCTTCATGGCCTAGTGTGCCACCTAAGACGCCCTCAGAACCAGATAAAATTCCTCAAGATTATTATCCTAGCTTAGATGAATTACAACACTCTGACAGAAAAACAAGGCAACATAATTTCACCCATTCAAATCATATTTTGAACTTAAGTTTTGAAAAACCACTTTCACCAACTttgacaaaaatgaaaaattcaacagaaaggaaaaaagccGAAGCTCAAGAAGaagctattaataaaaatatacaagttattaaatatgtacaagatattgaaaaaatgcgTGAAAATTTAACACAACAAGAACAAAAaactgtaaattttaataatcataatacaaCATCAAACGAAGTTTCAATAACGAATACAGTGTCATCAAAACTTGGCAgtgcaataataaattgtaatcctgattctgataataataattccaattgcaacaataataataaggagACAGTTGTAAATATAAGGTGTAATAATCCTCGAGCACGCCGAGGAGGTTTCAcacaaaataatcaaaatgtaCAAAATCAAGTACCATATGAAGATCAACATTTTAAGAAAGTTGGATATACACTTTAcgatgaaaatacaaaaaaacagaatattgaaaattctaatacacattgtgaaaataaaaataatttgaatgctGGTTCAAATGATGAAGTTGAATCACAAAAAACCAATGTCATAAATAATCCAAAATCAGTGCaagaaatgcaaaatattGAATCAGATGCTAAGTtgacaaaaaatgaaaaatcaacaaaaactACAAAAGaaccaaatattaatattaagcatGAAACAATTAAATCAGGAAATGCACATTCTGTAAATTCGAAACAAGAACAACAAGAAGattctaaattgaaaaaaacgaaacaaaattccACATCAGATAAAGATCAAACGCAAAAAACAGAATcacaaatatctaataaacagAAAGTTTCGAGGCCCGCGGTTATATTACTAGATGAAACTTCATCAGATGTTACCAAGAATAGTGAATTGCCAACAGAACTTAGGTTCGGATTTGAAATTAACGAACAACTTTTATTATCAGAAGATTCGACGACCGAAGAGACTTCAAGTGCCACTTCTGTGTTTCCTTCTGTAGTTCCACCACTTATAAACAAACCACCTTCTAATTTTGATAGATATCCTCCGATATTTGATAAACACATGAGATGTGATAAATTTACGCCTAATTTCATACAATCTCCAAATACGCATGTAAGTCAGCAACCTTTGCATCCGGTGATGGTACAACGATTACCGTGTATGGGTTATCCTCCAAGATTTCCTCCTCCTACATGTCTACCACCACCACCTACACCTCCGCCAGGAATAATGGAGAAATATCATCATCAACCAAAAGAAGACTTTTCTATGCTTTATGTTGCACCTGAAGAAGACGTTAATATACAAACATATAATCATGATAAAATCGTCTCATTTGTTGGTTtag caTGGGACGCTGTTATGAGAGAAATGCCAGTAACTGCAGGTGGTCGTATACAGTTCTACAGTGGTCAGTGA
- the LOC107994901 gene encoding probable serine/threonine-protein kinase DDB_G0282963 isoform X4 — MSTADITLSVSVKMAPGPEHRQEPIAPDKSAENNNSEISNERDNIENSVIVVETLSNQSSNTECASTNTDINSDSTTQSVPTCITSDNKQEEPATLSTLNEGELRALLDEAITYKCPKDREGKSSLFKELLQEAEADETEEGCRIITNSRCLPGSNRRRHKRDSVSERLTHGGSLQNLAQPVTSEFDSSFAYLTSGSSYTYGGNRRKNKKYTGSSVSARQREGGSLPSNVNASHSLASLANLDLLFDKKGFCEERSTYDWTNKEKSKSLDKPSYNSTKKEEKEKDKKDTKKDLCETEVEIREKRGSKGKYGTNEMLESDNPPPEYKSDYMVIDLGDAEVGTISDRNVGSTLSGVQRPHALDTEDDEGIEMKIIEPRRPQYIPRTTFDIAQTPVDTTIDFSLREHSGKQDKSKISVNGTEVTGSLSFQTFNSVKCGIGGNSSNTSQGKVIPSLCSMMSASLQTQNITMGSRYTAHTTGSGEKKSLDENGNPVQYNGERKKPRRKHTQEPNVIVYSAENVEGHRNIDDIEILINFIENKESKSKKGKPGNPVRVKTSSGAKPRSREKDTKREQLPAKLQKSNSLEEISKTKLEDLTTEKSVSSSGASSISSQHGTINVALRRAKQRSTGDPAIDSRGDRRSWGTEEGQSIYCNDTGDDYASRRNSNKKINPEPEHETEFLVVTKKKKSKKQRRSSSGSRAQNLTTSGSYLQNSRGFSNEYRTPLSPELRRKSASSMPPSDKSDSSDSDSVHSLPVTSNTSKHNLSKIATSSGGTPQASYADIARMATINMTHNSVLNMSTIVPNMLNPSSWPSVPPKTPSEPDKIPQDYYPSLDELQHSDRKTRQHNFTHSNHILNLSFEKPLSPTLTKMKNSTERKKAEAQEEAINKNIQVIKYVQDIEKMRENLTQQEQKTVNFNNHNTTSNEVSITNTVSSKLGSAIINCNPDSDNNNSNCNNNNKETVVNIRCNNPRARRGGFTQNNQNVQNQVPYEDQHFKKVGYTLYDENTKKQNIENSNTHCENKNNLNAGSNDEVESQKTNVINNPKSVQEMQNIESDAKLTKNEKSTKTTKEPNINIKHETIKSGNAHSVNSKQEQQEDSKLKKTKQNSTSDKDQTQKTESQISNKQKVSRPAVILLDETSSDVTKNSELPTELRFGFEINEQLLLSEDSTTEETSSATSVFPSVVPPLINKPPSNFDRYPPIFDKHMRCDKFTPNFIQSPNTHVSQQPLHPVMVQRLPCMGYPPRFPPPTCLPPPPTPPPGIMEKYHHQPKEDFSMLYVAPEEDVNIQTYNHDKIVSFVGLAWDAVMREMPVTAGGRIQFYSGQ, encoded by the exons GATTCGACAACCCAAAGTGTACCAACTTGCATTACATCTGACAATAAACAG gaaGAACCAGCTACTTTATCTACATTAAATGAAGGTGAACTACGTGCACTATTGGATGAAGCTATAACTTATAAGTGTCCAAAGGATCGTGAAGGAAAATCAAGTCTTTTTAAA GAGTTACTTCAAGAAGCAGAAGCTGATGAAACTGAGGAAGGTTGTAGAATAATAACTAATTCACGTTGTTTACCTGGATCAAATCGTAGAAGGCATAAAAGAGATTCTGTATCTGAGAGATTAACTCATGGAGGCTCATTACAAAATTTAGCACAACCTGTTACTTCAGAATTTGATAGTAGTTTTGCTTATTTAACATCTGGATCTAGCTATACTTACGGAGgaaacagaagaaaaaataaaaaatatacaggaTCTAGTGTATCTGCAAGGCAAAGAGAAGGTGGTTCATTACCCTCAAATGTTAATGCATCACACAGTCTTGCTTCATTGgctaatttagatttattatttgataaaaaa GGATTCTGTGAAGAAAGATCAACATATGATTGgactaataaagaaaaatctaaatcatTAGATAAACCATCATATAATagtacaaaaaaagaagaaaaagaaaaagataaaaaagatacaaaaaaagatttatgtgAGACTGAAGTTGAAATACGTGAGAAACGAGGTAGCAAAGGAAAATACGGGACAAATGAAATGCTTGAATCCGATAATCCACCACCAGAATATAAATCAGATTACATGGTGATTGATTTAGGTGATGCTGag GTGGGTACTATCAGTGACAGAAATGTGGGATCCACTTTAAGTGGGGTTCAGAGACCTCACGCATTAGACACAGAAGATGATGAaggaattgaaatgaaaattattgaaccTCGTAGACCTCAATATATACCACGCACTACCTTTGACATAGCTCAAACTCCTGTGGATACTACTATAGATTTTTCTCTCCGTGAACATAGCGGAAAGcaagataaatcaaaaatatctgtTAATGGTACAGAAGTAACAGGATCCCTCtcttttcaaacttttaataGTGTGAAATGTGGTATTGGTGGAAACAGTTCTAATACTAGTCAGGGTAAAGTAATTCCAAGTTTATGCTCCATGATGTCTGCATCCTTACAAACACAGAATATCACAATGG GCTCGAGGTATACAGCGCATACTACTGGatctggagaaaaaaaatcgttggaTGAAAATGGAAATCCAGTACAATATAATGGAGAACGAAAAAAACCTAGAAGAAAGCATACTCAAGAACCTAATGTTATTGTATATAGTGCTGAAAATGTTGAAGGACATCGCAACATtgatgatattgaaattttaattaattttattgaaaataaagaatcaaaaaGCAAAAAAGGAAAGCCAGGTAATCCAGTGAGAGTAAAAACTAGTTCAGGTGCAAAACCAAGAAGCAGAGAAAAAGATACTAAAAGGGAACAGTTACCAGCAAAATTACAGAAGTCTAATTCACTTGAAGAAATATCTAAGACTAAACTTGAAGACCTTACAACAGAGAAAAGCGTCAGTTCGAGTGGTGCCAGTAGTATATCAAGTCAACATG GTACAATCAATGTTGCCTTACGTCGTGCGAAACAAAGAAGCACGGGAGACCCAGCTATCGATAGTCGCGGTGATAGACGATCTTGGGGAACAGAAGAAGGTCAGTCTATATATTGTAATGATACCGGAGATGATTATGCTAGTCGTcgaaattccaataaaaaaatcaatccagAACCTGAACATGAAACAGAATTCCTGGTAgttacgaaaaagaaaaaaagtaaaaaacagAGAAGAAGTTCCAGTGGAAGTAGAGCACAAAATTTAACAACATCTGGATCTTATCTTCAAAATTCAAGAGGATTCTCTAATGAATATAGAACACCACTTTCTCCTGAACTTAGAAGAAAATCTGCAAGTAGTATGCCACCAag tGATAAATCGGACAGTAGTGATTCTGATTCTGTCCATTCATTACCAGTCACATCAAACACGTCCaaacataatttatcaaaaatagctACCTCATCGGGTGGAACGCCGCAAGCTAGTTATGCGGATATAGCTCGTATGGCAACTATTAATATGACTCACAATTCAGTGTTAAATATGTCTACAATAGTTCCAAATATGTTAAATCCATCTTCATGGCCTAGTGTGCCACCTAAGACGCCCTCAGAACCAGATAAAATTCCTCAAGATTATTATCCTAGCTTAGATGAATTACAACACTCTGACAGAAAAACAAGGCAACATAATTTCACCCATTCAAATCATATTTTGAACTTAAGTTTTGAAAAACCACTTTCACCAACTttgacaaaaatgaaaaattcaacagaaaggaaaaaagccGAAGCTCAAGAAGaagctattaataaaaatatacaagttattaaatatgtacaagatattgaaaaaatgcgTGAAAATTTAACACAACAAGAACAAAAaactgtaaattttaataatcataatacaaCATCAAACGAAGTTTCAATAACGAATACAGTGTCATCAAAACTTGGCAgtgcaataataaattgtaatcctgattctgataataataattccaattgcaacaataataataaggagACAGTTGTAAATATAAGGTGTAATAATCCTCGAGCACGCCGAGGAGGTTTCAcacaaaataatcaaaatgtaCAAAATCAAGTACCATATGAAGATCAACATTTTAAGAAAGTTGGATATACACTTTAcgatgaaaatacaaaaaaacagaatattgaaaattctaatacacattgtgaaaataaaaataatttgaatgctGGTTCAAATGATGAAGTTGAATCACAAAAAACCAATGTCATAAATAATCCAAAATCAGTGCaagaaatgcaaaatattGAATCAGATGCTAAGTtgacaaaaaatgaaaaatcaacaaaaactACAAAAGaaccaaatattaatattaagcatGAAACAATTAAATCAGGAAATGCACATTCTGTAAATTCGAAACAAGAACAACAAGAAGattctaaattgaaaaaaacgaaacaaaattccACATCAGATAAAGATCAAACGCAAAAAACAGAATcacaaatatctaataaacagAAAGTTTCGAGGCCCGCGGTTATATTACTAGATGAAACTTCATCAGATGTTACCAAGAATAGTGAATTGCCAACAGAACTTAGGTTCGGATTTGAAATTAACGAACAACTTTTATTATCAGAAGATTCGACGACCGAAGAGACTTCAAGTGCCACTTCTGTGTTTCCTTCTGTAGTTCCACCACTTATAAACAAACCACCTTCTAATTTTGATAGATATCCTCCGATATTTGATAAACACATGAGATGTGATAAATTTACGCCTAATTTCATACAATCTCCAAATACGCATGTAAGTCAGCAACCTTTGCATCCGGTGATGGTACAACGATTACCGTGTATGGGTTATCCTCCAAGATTTCCTCCTCCTACATGTCTACCACCACCACCTACACCTCCGCCAGGAATAATGGAGAAATATCATCATCAACCAAAAGAAGACTTTTCTATGCTTTATGTTGCACCTGAAGAAGACGTTAATATACAAACATATAATCATGATAAAATCGTCTCATTTGTTGGTTtag caTGGGACGCTGTTATGAGAGAAATGCCAGTAACTGCAGGTGGTCGTATACAGTTCTACAGTGGTCAGTGA